The genomic window TAGTTCATTATTACTGTAGAGAGTAATGGACACCCCATATGTGCAGCACAGCTAATCAGTTTAATGTAATCTAATAGGAAAAACCTCTTATGTGACCATGATGTGGACCCCGCTCCACGATCACCCATCCCCCCCAAGTACAAGTCTCCCCTTCTGCCAAAACAAAGAAGCCAACACATGAATCCTGCTTACCATTTCTTCTTGATATCATTCAAAGGGGGCACACAAGCAGCAGGCCCTGCTCTCCATGGTGGAATGGGATATATGGTAGCATAGACAAGTACAGGGCTGAGGTCCACTTTTCAATTTCAGCTATGCGACCACCTCTTCTCTATGTATATCTTGGCAATGATATATGATTTGCACTCACTTTATTATGTGTGCCTACATAAAGGTGTATTCCTGCTAGAAATATTCACCACCCATCCCAGGCATACACCTGGTTGGTCTAACAACCCTGTTCACATGTTTACCACCACCAGCATTGCATTTAGACCCTTTttatgggtggtattacacggaacgattatcgttcgaaaaatcgttaaatcgttcggatttgaacgataatcattttgtgtaatagcaggcaacgattaaacgaccaacgagaaatcgttgatcgtttaataggatctggacctatttttatcgtttgatcgtttgctcatcgttcgcacatcgttcgatggaataagaattcacagctgaaacgtacgcaatagcgacgactaaacgaccgcaaaaacgatcataaataacgatcatcgtttagtgttctttggtgaacgatttcaggacgtttgccttagcggtcgtttaagatagtttatcgttaatcgttagtcgtcggaaaattgcttggtgtaatagtaccctatgtcTTGTTCTCCTCTCTCTAAAAATGCTGCTGCTGGGACAATTAACAAGTGCAGCGGTTTTGCTTCTGCTCAGCCCTTCACCCACAGTCACTCTCTCAGTGTGTGCGACATCACATTCCCTACCCATTATATATGAGACTTAATACTCTGGTAGCCGCGCAATGATTTCCTGGTTAACTTTTTAGCGATCTAGCGTCACCGATATTCACCACTCTACATAGAAAAACAAGTATATATAGCAGGAAatgcccatttagccaatcactggttacgGTGGTGATCCATTgacgccagtgattggctgagcgagatttTATTTATGTCCAGCCTAGACAAAAAAGTGTTGATCACCCAAAACTCCAGCCCTGTCTGTAGGGCAGCAATGCGGGATCCGGCAGATCCACCtatttaaaagcaaaaaaaaaaaagaaaagcctgaCTCCTTTTATctattgcaaaaaataaaaaacatgtaaaaacaaaCACTTTGACATATATTTAGTGATAAAAGATAGACCGACAGCCTGTAATACTGTTTTgttgttttctgattttttttttaggtatttgCAGATATTTTTGATCCGGTTATAAAGGAGAGACACAACGGATATGATCCAAGAGCCATGAAACACCCTACAGACTTAGATGCCAGCAAGGTATTGTTAGAGGAATGTTAAATATGAGAACAGTGAATCCATTCATGATGTGTGACTAGAAAATTCACATATGTGTTAATGAGATTTTTCAGTTTTATGTAAAACTGTAAATAAAATGTAAACGAAAAGTtctacttgcattttttttatatggatTTTCATTTCGACTCTTAACATTTCAAGATATGTGCTTGCCTTCAGTAAATGGAAAGATTTCtgaacactgggggagatttatcaaactggtgtaaagtagatttgtcttagttgcccctagcaaccaatcagattccacttttcaaagaatttgtgaggaatgaaaggtggaatctgattggttgctaggggcaactaagacaattctactttacatcagtttaataaatctcccccaatgttcctaTTTAATAACAGTGGGTAACCAATCAAGACTGGTATGTATCCATCAACCGGTCATAAGTAAAGTATTTTCACCCACGTGGATATATTGAGAGGCGCACACCATGCCAGCTTCAGATATATGATTTTTACTGCAATTAACCCCTGCTTGCCGTTTACTGACGCCATATGTCTTTTTTCACTCATGGCAGATTAAGGCTGGTCATTTTGATGAACGTTATGTCCTCTCATCACGGGTTCGGACTGGAAGAAGTATCAGAGGTCTTAGCCTACCTCCAGCATGTACCcgagcagagaggagagaagtTGAGAGAGTGGTAGCCGATGCCCTCAGTGGTCTTTCTGGAGACCTGACTGGACGCTACTACAGACTGAGTGACATGACGGACCAAGAACAGCAGCAGTTAATAGATGTAAGAGGGCACATTTCTGAACTATGAGTCTACATGGAGGGTATAGAGGGAACTGAGTTGCACATGGAGCTGCCAGCACTCTGAAAGCTCCCATTTGTTAGATCTttaataaggctctgttcactttTGCATCTACCATAGATTACAGTTTATACTAGAAGACTACAATGCATAACTCTATATGATGGATACCACTgtaagagtccatcaagtttcaTTATAGTCTTCTTTGAGCAACTGGAATCCATCCGCAATGTAGAtacagtatgaacatagcctgataaaaTGTGCTATGTTAAATTTACTTAAGGATTTATTTAGGCTACCTTAAGATTAATAACAACCCAGCACTATTTTTAAGAAGTCGTAAGAAGCCTTTTCGCTTTCATCTGGTTCTTGTAACATATTGATTTTACACAATGGAGCTTTGTTGCTTCACAGCAAGTTTACTAGTTTTGTAGGGAATAAAACCAACCTATTTTCATTCTCTAGGATCACTTCCTCTTTGACAAGCCTGTTTCGCcactactgacagctgcaggaATGGCACGTGACTGGCCTGATGCACGTGGAATCTGGTGAGATGCTGCCGTATACACAATTATTTTATGAGAAGCTCATATATTTATAACAGATCCTCTTTTGTTTCAGTGTCTCAAAGAGAATTTCGCTCCAGCTGCATAATACTGTCCTTATTGTGCTGTAGTATAAGCTGCTGCCTTCTGTCCACCCCCTGCCAAGCACAGTGCTTATGTTCAGCAGAAGGATAGCAGTCATGGTCTGAAAGCCCGCCGAGCCAGTCAACACACTTAAGAGTTGAATTAGCATCATTAAGCTATTTACACCTGGTTTACACTTATGAAATATCGGTCTTAATACGTCACCCCCAGAGGTGTGACTTAGAGGTGCTTAGGCAGGTGCTAAAAGTGGCAAGAGATTAGAAAAGTTATAAATTATCATGTAATTATGACATACGCCATCTTTGTCACTGTTTATTTGCAAAAAACTTGCACAAATCCTTTAATAAATGGTCCTGTGCTTCTCATGTACAttacaggactgtgtgtgggtgCTATACGGCGGCATGCAGAGTCCCTTTTTACTCTGCACTGCAATTTTGCAGGGATCCTGTGTGCTGCCAAATGGTGctcaaattgtacttttttccaGGGTATTGCTTCAAGAGGGTAGGTAGTGCCTCTGGATTTGGCCTACATTGATAATATGCATTTCAATCTGTATTTAAAGGCACAACAATGAAAAGACCTTCCTTGTCTGGATAAATGAAGAAGATCACACCAGGGTCATCTCTATGGAGAAAGGCGGGAACATGAAAAGGGTGTTTGAGCGTTTCTGTAAAGGTCTTAAAGAGGTAAGGAAAATGTTGGACTTACCAAGTTATATTTAATATATGGGATACTGCGGTTGATTCCACGTcatttgctataaaaaaaaaaaaaaaagaagtgggtGGAGGCCTATCCTACAACCCAGTGCATAGCCTAATTATTTGCTGAATATTATGCACAGTTTTATTCCTCACCCTCTTAGCACCCCAGTGATCCCGTTTGAAAGATTATTTGGACTTTTGTCAGTTGCCCTTGCTTCGGGAGGAGGATCTAACCCTTCTTAATGCACCATTTTCCTTAGAGGAATTGGTAGACATGATTAAGGAACTACCTAATAGCAAATCATCTGGGCCTCATGGACTGCCATATTCATACTACAAAACATTTACTGACCTTTTAGCCCAAAATCTATTGACATTGTTTAATTCTTTCATATCAACCAGGATGTTAGACTCTTATATTACAGTAGTTGCCCAACTTAATAGGGACCCTTCTGACCGTGCCTGTTACAGACTTTTCGACCTACTGAACTCGGACTTAGTGATTTTTACTAAGTTGTTAGCCAACAGATTGGGGGCACTCCTGCCAAGTCTTATAAACTAAGATCAGATGGGGTTTGTTGTGCACAGGCAGGCGGGAGACATTACAGGGTAAACGATTGACCTGATTGATGTCCTCAATCTAATAAAATCTCTTGGACTCCTTATCATCTTAGACCCTGAGAAGGCATTTGACAGGCTAGGATGGTCTTTGGCATGTCCAGACCTTTGGTGGAGTCAATTTTGTCTTTGTACTCTTTCCCATCGGCAGAGGTATGTTTGCCATGTGCAATATACCCTCGAATACAAATACATAATGGGACTTGCCAGGGGTTCCCCCTCTccctcttccttttttttttttgtgcattgaaCCTCTAGCAGCCCAGTTTAGACTGCACACAGATGTGCAAGCGATCTTGGCACAAATTTAGGTTATGTTTGTTTGCAGACAACGTTCTTCGGACTGTGCATAACCCTCAGACCTTCCTCCCTTACTTGCACCATCTTCTAAATAGTTATGGAATAAGCATTACCTATTAAACATCCCTGTCACCTGACAGACACGCTGGAATCTGCTTTACCTTATAAATCGAAGGAAGGGTCGATTTGTCATTCGGGGACAAATATTACACCGTCATGTGCCTCTATCTTTAAGAATATTTTCCCCCCACTTCTTAGTCTTTCTCTCCAAATGGGCCAACTTGCCTTTATCACTCCTGGGGCAAGTGGCAGCCATCAACATGGCCATACCCCTAAGTTTCTTTATTTGTTGGAGACCCTACAGGTCCTTATCCCTAAAACATTTTTCAAATCTTTACAGTAAGATTTAATGAAGTTTGTTTGGGGGGTAGGCGCCGCTAAATCCTTGCTTGGTTATGTTAACCAAGACATCCCAAGGTGGATTGGGAATTCCTGGTATCTCACAGTCCATCTTTGCAGAATTCCTTTGTGGACTTCCTTACAGGCACTTACAAAGCGGACTGAAATCAAGAATCTTTGGCTGGCGCTTTATCTACCCAAATACTCTGATTTGGCTCCCCTCCCAAGACATGCCTAATGGGAACCTTTTAGGACCCATGAGGCTTACTAGAGAGATGTGGGACACTGCAAAAAGTAAGGCTTTGCTACAGTCTACCTACTTGTCTtccttcttatatatatatatataattgctcCATCTCTGACAGTCTGACAGTCTGGGCTATTGCTCCTTGGCTGCAGGCCAAACTATTCCATTATACAGACATTGTGGACCCTATTAAGCGCACTATACTACCCTTCCAGAAAATACCTTCTCAGGCTACCCAGTTCTATGACTGTATATGCCATGGTGCAGTACGCATGTGCGGTATGACACCCTTCTCTAAACCCACATCTTTTGAATGGCTGTGCAAACAGAAAGTATCTACAAGAGGCCTCAGAACTGCAATAAATTACTGTCTTTCCCATCTTCCTGACTGCCCTTCCTCAAAACATGGGTACGTGTCGAAGTAGGAGGCGTATGTGGGCAAAGACATCCCCTATACACTATGGCAGATAATATGGTGCCAGACAGCAAAGTCATCAGCTTGTATCAGCTATAAAAAGAATCAATATAAGATACTATTGCACTGGCACCATACTTCAGACCTGCTACATTGTCTCTTCCCACAGATGTCCCCCTTGTGTTGGAGATGCTCCCAGGCTAGGGGTACCCTATTGCGCACACTCTGGGAATGCCCCAGTCGGAATGCCCCAGTCTAACAAAATACTGGACAGAAGTTTGTGATCTTATTTTATCAGTTCTTTGAGTTATTGTACCGTTGAATATTTACACATATATGATTAATGTTCCACCAAAACAGCTCTGTAAACCAACAGCTAGGTTACTGCTACACATCCTTACAGCATGGAAGAGTCCCTGGGCCCCACATTAGTGTCCCTAGTTCAAAAGATAGTGGAGCTGTGGCAGATGGAATACCTCACCTTCCTGAGTAGTAACTCCCtggaaaaaatgtaatgtgatttGGGATGCTAAATATGgggcctcctgccccccataATGTTCTTCCCTTAGATGTTTATCTATGTTTGTGTCTTATCCGTAGTCCTAGTGCACCTGATTTGAGACTGATTCTGTTTTTGGTTCCATTGTTTTTCTGTTCTTACCATATTTGAACAATTATTATATGTGGTTTGTAAGCCTCACACGTGTAGACTTGTGAGTGTTACACTCTCGCTTGTGATGCTACCATTTAATTTGACACCCTATCAAGGTACTTCTAGTGGCGCAATAGAAGGACTCGTAGATACTGTTTGCTCCATACAAGATTTTTTTTCAGGCAATGTTTTATACATACGTCAGACATCTTGAAACCTCTGTTATGTTCCAAATTGTTATAAATTTTCTTTTTGTAGGTCGAGAGATTAAttcaggagagaggctgggaatTCATGTGGAATGAAAGGCTGGGATATGTCCTTACTTGTCCATCTAACCTGGGCACAGGCCTGCGTGCTGGAGTGCACGTTAACCTACCTCGACTGAGCAAGGTACGTTCATTTCATGTTTCATGCACTTTTTTAGAAGATTTTGTGATGATGGATTGGTGGTAGTCAGATCAGATTAATATCAATCGATGGGACTACGACACTTGGAACCCTGCCAATCAGCTGCTTGCCTGAGTTGTGGTGCCAGCACATGCAGGAAACAGCCAGAGGCAGATGGCGCCATACTTTCTGTAGTGGCTTTGTTGGATTACTACAGCTCATTTACCCAACATAACCATTATACAGTGTATGCTTGCTCTATATAGGcaaaaacagctgatcagtggggtgttAGTATCCTACGATCTTAATATTCAGTGTGTATATTGTACATTTTGGACAACACTATGTTTTATCCTCTATAGGATTCACGCTTCCCTAAGATCCTAGAGAATCTACGCCTACAAAAAAGAGGTACAGGAGGAGTGGATACGGCAGCGGTTGGTAGTACATTCGACATCTCAAACCTGGACCGCTTGGGAAAATCTGAGGTATAGTATTTATTGACTGTGCATGTGATCGCTCGATCATTGACATGTTTAGGATGAAAATCTACTGACGTAATATCCTATAAGTCTTCTACTAATCGTATAACTAAGAATCCTACTGCTACAAAATGGGTTGAATGATCTTTACCACAAACAGCCTGAAATGTAAGGCCTGTAATCGTGCATATACTTGCAGTGTCACCTTCAGGTCACAATAAGCTTTGTTAGGAAAGCTGATTTGTGTGCCAAAAGTATCTCTCCAACCTTCTTACTGTTTGGAGGCATTATCTAATCTGTATGTAATCCCTGCAGGTGGAACTGGTGCAGCTGGTCATTGATGGCGTGAACTATCTTATTGACTGCGAGAAGAGACTAGAAAGGGGACAGGACATCCGTATCCCTGCACCAGTGGCTCAGTTTAAGCATTAATCCAAAGCTCTCTCTTCTACAGCAAGAAATGTGGCCTACAGTATCTGtacgcaccattagggtacaaacccacttgacgtatttgctgcgtgaatcagtcttaaaaataagcaggcaaaacgcaggttggctttatacaattgttctgcgttaaaatacgcaattgcgtatttatgaagcgtgaagctacatgcgtttttcacacaggttgttaacaactgatgctttgctaacaacaagcttcacgcttcaaaaatacgcaattgcgtattttaacgcagaacaatcgtataaagccaacctgcgttttgcctgcttatttttaagactgattcacgcagcaaatacgtcaagtgggtttgtacccttaataaaaatgcattagtGAATGGTACCTATTAATGCATTGTGATCCCACCACAGTGCATTGTGATCCTACCATACTGCTGATCCCACCATACTACTGCAGCGGAACATGAAGGCTGTATGTAAAACAGCTCTATCATATTGTGAATGTTGATGCTTATAAACAGCATATTGTTACCAGCTTAATAAAGCTCATTGCTGCCCTATCAAGTCATGGTTTTCTTTTTTACTTAACATGTATAATTTACGGTCCAAAAGATATTGTGGGGTGAAATGCCGGATAATACTCTTTAAAAATTGTCTGCATTCTGTATATTAATTTCTAGGTCCTTATAAGTCCATgcgcattaggctgggttcacaccgcgtttttgcattccgtttttttcatccgttttttgaaaaaaactgatgtaaaacggattgcaaaaacggattccttccattataaaaaaaaaaaacggatcaaaacggatcgttttctttttttgacggacacaaaaacattgctgacactatttttttttgtccgttaaaaaaacggatccgttaaatgtatgctaaaaacgcagtgtgaacccagccttacaagtaAATGCTGTACCAATATCTCATGCCCTGTGTTCAGAGAttcttcacaaaaaaaacacctccTTACTTTATCTTTCCATTCATTATATGGATGGCAGGGTATGGCAGCCTTTTCTGTCTGTTTTTGAGAACCACAGCACTAGAGCCCCTTCCCCCACTAGACTCCtatagaaaaagaattgtgttcaCAAGTAGTTGTTTCCATGAATAACAGAAATGTGTATGTACACGTTTCTGTAGTTCACTGTTGCACTAATTTCTTGAGACAGGACAGTGTATACATGGTAAATATGTCAATGTGCGATAAAGACCCCGCTGACCTAGATAGGACGCCAGAGCAGGATTAAGGGTCACATACAGAACCAACAAAGAGCATCTATATGTTGTGAGCATCCTCAGGCTTTGGGAAAAATGATCATTACTGAAACCGTTTGCATGAGCTTGTGAGTTTATGATTAGGAAATTTATGATGAAACATGGGAAGAATTTTATTTCAATCTATATTGTATCAATAGTCTGCACATTTTTTGATGTGATTTATTTGTATAGCTGATGT from Dendropsophus ebraccatus isolate aDenEbr1 chromosome 1, aDenEbr1.pat, whole genome shotgun sequence includes these protein-coding regions:
- the CKMT1A gene encoding creatine kinase U-type, mitochondrial, with product MASTFSRVLLSRKSAGLLAMAGAGSLAAGYLISRDVISADTDKKRRLYPPSAEYPDLRKHNNCMASSLTPSIYAKLCNKSTPNGFTLDECIQTGVDNPGHPFIKTVGMVAGDEECYEVFADIFDPVIKERHNGYDPRAMKHPTDLDASKIKAGHFDERYVLSSRVRTGRSIRGLSLPPACTRAERREVERVVADALSGLSGDLTGRYYRLSDMTDQEQQQLIDDHFLFDKPVSPLLTAAGMARDWPDARGIWHNNEKTFLVWINEEDHTRVISMEKGGNMKRVFERFCKGLKEVERLIQERGWEFMWNERLGYVLTCPSNLGTGLRAGVHVNLPRLSKDSRFPKILENLRLQKRGTGGVDTAAVGSTFDISNLDRLGKSEVELVQLVIDGVNYLIDCEKRLERGQDIRIPAPVAQFKH